Proteins found in one Dermacentor silvarum isolate Dsil-2018 chromosome 8, BIME_Dsil_1.4, whole genome shotgun sequence genomic segment:
- the LOC119462200 gene encoding chitinase-like protein 4 — MADATVSYRQGRFEGLIPLFLASEEPPRNTPNPVFRSRNFCLVVFFVIAIMTAACACAAVVAATAEYFRSASSDTARNGEEEAVAIPKRSARVAYQRFSQDAPRKVVFCFVNASLPSGSPRAFDVDNVSLALCDALVYVAVGLDPEECSIRFKNPVEDEEAIQKLSKVKASEPTSTLETYACVGGEDSDSADFKSVIRTKKSRLGFIRKAAQWVRHRGLSGLVLYWKYPTEASRTNLSTLVNTMRIYFDKDKLRMAVVVPWNVVTRRHGYFVRSLFDRLDVVIVDTHRTVNSSSFPVTTCQSPVRAVFRARYHGQAGLSSVVESLAAATTEHDVLSKVVFSVSLAGVSFTLKHPHLKNGRIGIKAVGPGRPFGHTNMTGMTSYYDVVETLLVNRSWTRFLHGYSRCVVAHTHDQWIGFEDRVSLRAKRPILRRTRGMAVWDLSMDDFAGDFGATWPLLREVHDLVQSQNPYTVVTDTVPLGP, encoded by the coding sequence ATGGCTGACGCTACCGTGAGCTACCGTCAGGGCCGCTTTGAAGGACTGATCCCGCTTTTCCTGGCGAGCGAAGAGCCGCCTCGCAACACGCCGAACCCCGTCTTTCGGTCCCGCAACTTCTGCCTGGTGGTCTTCTTCGTGATCGCCATCATGACCGCGGCGTGCGCCTGCGCCGCCGTCGTGGCGGCCACGGCGGAATACTTCCGGTCAGCGTCCTCGGACACGGCCCGGAATGGCGAGGAAGAAGCCGTTGCCATTCCCAAAAGGTCAGCTCGCGTAGCCTACCAGCGGTTCTCCCAAGACGCGCCTCGCAAGGTGGTCTTCTGTTTTGTCAACGCCAGCTTGCCATCGGGGTCGCCGCGCGCGTTTGACGTCGACAACGTGTCGCTTGCACTCTGCGACGCGCTCGTCTACGTCGCGGTCGGCTTGGACCCCGAGGAATGCTCCATTCGCTTCAAGAACCCCGTTGAAGACGAGGAGGCCATCCAGAAGCTGTCCAAGGTCAAAGCATCGGAGCCGACCTCCACGCTCGAGACGTATGCATGCGTCGGAGGCGAGGATAGTGACAGCGCCGATTTCAAGAGCGTAATACGCACTAAGAAGTCGCGCTTAGGTTTCATACGCAAGGCGGCGCAGTGGGTGCGACACAGGGGCTTGAGCGGGCTGGTCCTCTACTGGAAGTACCCGACCGAGGCGTCGAGGACCAACCTGAGCACGCTCGTGAACACGATGCGCATATACTTCGACAAGGACAAACTCCGGATGGCCGTCGTGGTGCCTTGGAACGTGGTCACTCGCCGGCACGGCTACTTCGTTCGCTCGCTGTTCGACCGGCTGGACGTGGTCATCGTAGACACCCACCGGACCGTGAACTCGAGCTCCTTTCCTGTGACGACTTGCCAGAGTCCCGTGAGAGCCGTGTTCAGGGCCAGGTACCACGGCCAGGCGGGGCTGTCTTCCGTGGTGGAGTCGCTCGCCGCAGCCACCACAGAGCACGACGTCCTCTCCAAGGTCGTCTTCAGCGTCTCCTTGGCTGGAGTGTCGTTCACGCTGAAGCACCCACACCTGAAGAACGGCCGTATCGGCATCAAGGCCGTCGGACCGGGCAGGCCATTTGGCCACACCAACATGACCGGTATGACTAGCTATTACGACGTCGTGGAGACCCTGCTGGTCAACCGGAGCTGGACGCGATTCCTGCACGGCTACTCTCGGTGCGTGGTGGCACACACCCACGACCAGTGGATCGGATTCGAAGACAGGGTCAGCCTACGCGCCAAGAGACCCATCTTGCGCAGAACACGAGGCATGGCCGTGTGGGACTTGAGCATGGACGACTTCGCGGGTGACTTCGGCGCCACGTGGCCACTGCTGCGCGAGGTACATGACTTGGTGCAGAGTCAGAACCCGTACACGGTGGTGACGGATACTGTGCCGTTGGGGCCCTAA